From the Planktothricoides raciborskii GIHE-MW2 genome, the window CACCCAACATTATTATGGCATTTTGCGGGGTGCAGGTCGGGTCATTGCCAGTTATCAACCACAAGAACAACCACAGAACGATTAAACATTTTTCAGATTAAACCGGCTAACTGGTTTTCTCGAAAATCATCAAATGTTGCTGCGGTAAAATATCCTTAGTTTCTCGCCAAACCAAACCCACCGCTTGCATTTCTTTCTTCACCTGTGCTTCGGTCATCTTATGTAATGGCTTAATCATAATCAAGGGATTTTCTTTCCGATATTCCACCAAAACTACTCTGCCACCAACTTTCATCCCCTGAATAATTCCTTCGATCATTTCTCTGGGATAGGCAAACTCATGGTAAGCATCCACCATTAAGGCTAAATCTACCGTATATTCGGGTAGGTTAGGATTGGTTTCGGTGCCTAAAATAGTTTGGACATTTTCAATTTTATTTTCTTTTTTGAGAAACTCCAGAATGTCGATCATTTCTGGTTGAATATCTACCGCGAGCACTTTGCCCTGAGAAACTAAAGGACTAATTCTAAAACTAAAATAACCCGTTCCCGCCCCAATATCAGCGACAATATCTGTCGGTTGCAAATCAAGGGCATTAATCAGTTTTTGCGGCTGTTCTTCGGTTTCTCGACTGGATCTTTCTAACCAACCAGCCCCTCGGTGTCCCATAACTTGAGCAATTTCTCGACCCATGTAAAATTTGCCAATGCCGTCAGGGTCGTGAACCGTCCGCTGTTCATAATGTGCATAAATTCCAGAATCCGCGAAATTGCTACGCAACGCTTCCGCGATCGCCGTTGTTTCTAAGGCGCAACCATTGCCGATAAAAATAATCAGCGGCGTCAATAAAATTAGTAGAATTTGGTAGGGGCGAAGCATTCGGGCGAATAATCTCTG encodes:
- a CDS encoding methyltransferase domain-containing protein is translated as MKNQLFSGNKKNLGAKHSGNKFLAFSQRLFARMLRPYQILLILLTPLIIFIGNGCALETTAIAEALRSNFADSGIYAHYEQRTVHDPDGIGKFYMGREIAQVMGHRGAGWLERSSRETEEQPQKLINALDLQPTDIVADIGAGTGYFSFRISPLVSQGKVLAVDIQPEMIDILEFLKKENKIENVQTILGTETNPNLPEYTVDLALMVDAYHEFAYPREMIEGIIQGMKVGGRVVLVEYRKENPLIMIKPLHKMTEAQVKKEMQAVGLVWRETKDILPQQHLMIFEKTS